TCCATTTAAAACGGAGAAAAAACTCGTGGGAACAGCCACGAGTTATGTTTGACACTTGGAAACATGGAATTCCTGGTTGCTTCAGAGGGTAGATCAGTTACGTGAGAATTTCATCTAGACCTGTTCTTAAGGGGTGGAATGGCGGGCGAGCTACGCTAATAGCTTTCACCATATTTTACGACAAACGTTTCCAGGTTACGTATTACCACGGAATATTCGCGCGATCTTGGTGAACTTGCATTTTTTCGTAAAAACCCGTATGATTTATCGTTGCAACGCGTGACCAAAGAGATCGCGGCTACGATATTGCTTGTTTCCATCATTGAAGCACGGTCATTAACCCTCCGTGGATGTTGATAGAATGTTTTTCACAGAGCAGCGTTGATTGGCATACTAGGAATAGCCATGatcgattaatattttttccccCATCATTTTATACGCACGATAGGATCATCAGGAATATTAATCTTCCTCGTAAATTATGTTCGATTTTTCGGAACTGttgaaaggaaggaagaattTTAAACAAGTTTAATTGCATTTCTCGGACACGGAAGAATATCAGAACTCGGTCACGTTCTATTTAAGATGTGTTCCCTCTTCTTCCCGTCTTCCAGGTAAAACTAAGAGGATAATAATATCTTGTTCGTGGAATGATTTTAACTGAAGGCTTAGAAattcgtctatcaattcgcGCTATTCTTCCCTATAGATACCAAGAATCCGTCCGGAAGATCGGCAACGCACGGGACttagaattattaaattttgaatttgtaTTTTGGAGCAGTTTAAACTTAAACCAAGCACgaagataaaaaaattcaaggaTGTACTAATATTTCTTAAGTAATTGAAGCTCTACGAGTTTCCCCTCGAAAGCTTGCTAAAGGTTCTCGAATTACGCAAATCTTGATCTACCACAAAGCACTTTCTGTTGTTGGGAACACCTCCTCAAGTTTCATCTTTGTTTGTTACATACTGCAAGATCCTGAGAGTCACCGCAAACGCAAGCAGGTACATACTTGTCTCGCTGCGCGGGAATAATGGGAATTTCTGCTCTGAAATGTTGTTCAAGATAATAATAGTGAGGCACTTGGCTGGGTAATGGTATTTGAAAGTGTTGCTCTACAGAGAACATTATttgatgtttcattttctaaaagTTATCTTGGGAAACATTAATTGCCAAGGTCGTGGCTGGAGGGCaacacaaatttaatatacataaataattataaaaataattttgaatattataaTAGTAACACGAGGTATTGAATTGCGAAAACTTAAACGATGAACCTTTGTTCATAAAAATTCATCCCACCAATCTCTTTCGTCTATATCAGTTGCCTCTTGAATTCCTGAATCCAGTTTGTTGTCCTCCTCCTCGAACACCGGTTTTATTGGTCGATTTGCATGAATAAATTCGTCCTGCAACAAAAGATGTACATCATCGTATTAAATCCTTCTCCTTTTATTAAAACTTTATGCGACCAGGAAATTTTTTCCTTCGCCGTGGCGTCCAATTTGCGGACGTATTGTTccatgaaaatagaaaatgcaAAATTGTCCGTATTCACTCACGGTTTTTCGAATTCGATTGTAGTCCTGGTCGTAAATTCGTGGCCCGTTTTTACGATACTCCGGAGGCTCCCTTGTCCCGTGTAGAATCAACGCAAACGCTTCTATTGTGCCATTATTCTCTTTTGGACCGATCTGTTGAACAAGAATTCACGAATTCGGGTCAGTAGAGACTGATTCGTTCGTCACTGGTACAGTAAGTTAGCAGCGGATATTTTCCCGAAAATAAATCACCTCGTCGAGAATGTCTAAGGTCCAGGTGCCGCGTGGATCTTCACCCCAAGATGCCACTGACATGAACTTCCAACTCTCGAAACCCGAATCTGAATTGTCTAGTCTCCTTGGTTTTAGTATTTGCACATTTGTTCCTTAAGATAATAAAAAagctataaataatttatttctctattaaaatatgaaaatattcatAATATGGGAGAAATACATGTACATAAATTTTACACAAAATATGCACAGAATAAaggatatatttttataaccgTTTAATCACAACAAGTTTCTATTTgtaatttccatttttattgACAATTACGAAATTATTCAAGATCGACAAAGTGATTGTTTTATCGAAGTGAATATCATTCGAGTTTGTATACTAAATATTTGCATTCGTTTTCGGTTGACCGAATTCACGTTTCGTTGGCTTCCGTTATTTTACGAATATTCCCCAATGTATTTACGCACGcaacaacgattattaatAGTATAACAGAAATCCGTGTATGGATTGGAATCGTTGCAACACTGGCCGTGCAAATCTTTTCCAGTGATTCGAATTACCTCGATTGTATCACCACCAATTATTGTCcttttatattcttttaatgAAGATATTCTCATTTATCATATTTGAAACACGTAACtttgaaataattcattttgaaGAAATGTAAAATGCAAACTGGGCTAATCCCGATTTGATTGTTAAAATACCTCACCAAAAGAAAGACATCAAAGTGAAAGATTTCTCTTTCGGCACTCTTTATATTTCAGTCATAAATCCGGAGTCTTGACTGTTCCATCGCTTGGGAATAGTTCAGGACACAAAATCGATCTCGATAGATGTCGTACACCTCACTCGTGTTCGTGTACACTAAAAATCTTATTTCCAAGACGTTTTCCACGAACGTTTCGACTTGACGCTGCGAAATCCCTTCGAAACGGCGATAAACGCGCGACCGAGCGAAACAGATATCTCAAAGTGCAGTAAAATGCATCCTTGCGGTGCATAAAAACGTTTCGCTTGACATTTGAACCGTGAAACCTTTTTGCCAAAAGCTTgaataaatatacaatatttttatcaatatattcggcgataaaaatttataatattcagTATTAAATAGCAGCGATGACGTTGTTAAACGACTGAACGACCTTCGAAGGTTTACAGACTGGCGCAAACGTAAAGTGCATACCTGAGGGTGCAGTCAGGTGCATCTGAAGAGCACCACGAAGACTGTACTCGAGGCTGACCTCGATCTCTACGTGTTCTAAAAACGTTATCTCGTTCCCAGTCGATCGACACTCGTCTTCTGTCTCGAATCGCAGCTTCCTTGTATCTCCATAAGCCAGCCTCTTGTCAATTCTAAATCAAAGAGCAAttcttaaaaaaatataaaaataccatAAGTGATACATGACTGATGAAAATCCGTTACTATCTTCGTATACAATGGacgatttttatattattgtataccataatgaaagggttaactgTCAAAATGGAGAAGCATTCTGTTTCGAAAATCGATCGGGGcgctttaaatattaaacgatACAGCTGGCTGATATCGTGCAAACGTCGTGTGGCAACGGATGGATTAAAGTTTCGTGAAGAGTGCAAGAGAGAAATCGAAACTTTGAAATGGAAACCTTCTAGTTATTTACTTTTCAAGAGTTGTGTTACACGTTTACCGAAGAAAATGCCTTTTGAAAGCAAAATAATGCTTTTGTCGTTGATTATTCAGCAGAAGTATCGTCAATAATGTATCAAAGTTACGTTGAACGTTGCTTGAAACATGACAAAAATTGGTTCGATTAAATATTGTTCAGGTACGAGGAAACGTTGCTtggaaatttaaatgaaaacttCAGGATGCCGGCACGTGTTTTCTTCGGGGCTGAAATCGTGCTGGCAGAGTTAAGCTTTGCGAGGAATTGCAAGAAGCGTACGAAAAGTCCTCGAGACGTTCCACTTTTACAACTGTCTTCTTCGGTAACGAACACGCGAAGCCCTCTTTTCGGCATGTTGAATTTAACGACGTAAAGTTGCTGCGCTTTTTCAAGCATCAAGGACAGACGGAAGCTCTTCTGGAACTTTAAAAGCAAGAAACTGCATGCACACatgtaattcatttttcagtttttcatCGTTTAAGAAATGTACTTtagaaagaaggaaacagtTAATTTTCCTGCAATTTTACCGAAGGGAACTGACATTTTGTAACATCGAAAACTTGTTCGAATATTCGATTTTCACGCTGTTTAAAGCACTGTTCGGAATCACGTACAACCGTGGTAATCTAAATGGACCATGAGTGGCAAATCCTACGTGTGTGGTTCCGACAATGGTATCGATTAGCGAACGTCTATATTTCGTTCTAGAAACCTGAtcgatttttcatttcatgGTCTCTTAggtaaattaatagaaatttaattagagTAATGTTTCACTCTTTACCAAACCGTTTATATTATTCAACAATCTATAACAAATAAGGTCAATGAGTGACCTACATtctacaattttataaattcaaaattttaaattaaagtgaGAGAAGAAATTACGTGTAATTAGTGATGCGctctttttcattaaattttcttctctGTCGTGCAAAATACTTGGAAACTCGGATAATAAATTAGAAGGGAAGATCAAATTTCCCAATAGAATTACTCACACTCTAGAGACGTCCACTTTGCAGATGATTTTCCCCGGTACGGTTGTCCAATTGGAACTCGCCATGACCAACGTGTACGCGTTCATAAGTCCGAAGCCAAAACGTGAGTTGAACCAGAATCCAGCGGAGTTTCTAAACCATCCTGGATTCTCCCTGAATGTTCATGCAATTACGGTACTCAACAAAGTGAAAGAAAGAGTGGCCAACGTAAAATGAAACGGTTCCCAGTAAAATGCCAAGTAACCCTTTTTTTACGCGTCAAGAGATGTATGTATCGTACCATTGAAACTGCGAAACACGGTTTTAATTTAACACCTTCCTTCGTTTGAAAGATTAGAGTTTCCTTTTAACAGGTTTCCTACTTGCAAGAGAATCTCATCTTGTAACattgtaaatagaattttcacaAGTATTATACGATACAAAGTTTATTTTCCCAtcgaagaaattttattttatttatctaacTGAAAGTATTGCTACAAATATTTAAGCTGGATATTTGAACGTTGGCTGAAGGAAAAGTTAAATCGCAAAAGAGGAGTACAATTCATCGGGCACGGCCGGGGAAAAGGCTAAAGAAGAAAGCTCTTTCTTTGAGTGGTATAAGCACGTTGTGACCCTGACTGTCGGTCAAAGTAGGCGCAAAATGAAGGCTACCGGGCTATTATTTCAATCAGGGAAAGCAACGATCCCCGTTTCCTATCCGCTTTACCTCAATTACTGTTTCGCCGTAGAAGCAGCACGACCTACATTTGCCCGTCGCTCGCGAAACGAATGAGAATGACGTGATATTTTAATCCGGCGTGATTCGTGTTGCGCGACGAGATGAACACCCTTGTTATCTAGCGAGAATACTTTTTACCCTTCGTAACAAATCGTGCGAAACGTTCCTCAGATATCagaatagaatttcagaaaACCAGTGTTACCTAGATCATACATTCAATAATGTATGAATTATAttaagttatttaaaaatccttaagttatattaaaaatatggcTACTGGAAGTTATATTGTGAGAGTTTCGGTAATGTAGGtcagaaaattgaatttctaaattataaataaaatgattaaaagaCATACCTAAGAGGACTGTACTCTGAGGTCCAAACGATGAGATGCTGCACGTCCCTCCACGTCAGATCCTCGCTTCAAGATaacaattaaacactttcaaTTACTTCATTCATCAAGTGACACATAAAACTTGATCACCAGTGCCCCGTTAAAACTGCAttaacgaaacaaaagttgaGAAAAGAGggtgagaaagaaaattatgcATCTAGCACGTACTTTACTTGCAAAGCTAAGGCCAGTATTCCAGCGGCTAATGGAGCGGACGCGGAAGTGCCGGTGTGCCTGGTCGTGCAGGTGTTTCTCAAGTCTGTTGTCGCCTGTAAAGACGGAAACGGAGTCCATTAAATTATTCTGCATCCTCTGTGCTCCATTCTGCAATCCGGAACGGGGCTGAATATTGGTTAAAATTGATTTAGGCGCTACTGCACTCGAACCTTGCATCGTTCGATTAATTTTCACGGAATAAAGCATCGTTTAGTTCGAGTAAAGTTCAATTAAATATGAAACAAATATCAGAATATACGCGGGTAAAATTGTTTTACGTACTATCATTTGATCGTGATAAGCACCGCTGCTATAGGTAGTCGCTAATGTAGCTGGACAGCTTTCACCGTACCATGGAAATCGTCCAGTTTGACTGGCGGATCCAACAGCGATCGTGTAAATGCTTCCTACGTACCCATCGCATCCGCAGTCGTCGGATTTCGAGCCTCCGTTTCCGGAAGCCCATACGTAAATGCTACCCTTACCGTCTCTGCCCTAAATAATCGCGATCGAGCGAACATACAAgtgtaaatattattatatagtttaattttcaatattattctTCCCATACAAGAAATCTTATTTTCAAAGCTTTCACGCGATACACTCTtcataaaagtttcatttttaccAGAAACGCCAGGGATTTCGAAACTTCCTCGAAACTTTACGTGTTACTTTTTTCCTCGTCTTAAAGTTAACCAGGATTCCGAAGTAGTTTCGCGAGAAAGCcgggaagaaagagagagaagtaATTAGGAAGAAAAGGAATCCTTATTATCGCCGGGACGTTCAGAAAATTCTTAACGCGTAAATATTGCGACGACTGTACCTAACAAGACGGTCGCCTTGTTCAAAGTAATTAACGTTCCAGGTAATTGGACGCTGCTGACCCGCGATTTTAATGCGTCCAGAGTTTGCCGCCAGTTGTAAACTCGACTTGTCGACGATAATTAAACGCGATGTCCAATTGCaatgttttaattagaaatttctcTACTTGCCGTCGTAATGCCCTTTTCGAGAGCCTCCGCGGCCAGTCTTCCCGGTGCCTCTAAACTTCTCCCATCGTCCGCTGGCCCCCAGGAGGCCGTGTAAATGTCCACCAGTTCTGGTTTGTATCCGAGCCCCTCTCCCTCGACGCGATCGTTCACCAGACCGTCGAGAAGCTTGATTCCACCAACGGAAGCCTCGAAGGCGACTCCTACACCGCATTTCCGGTTGTTCGCCTCCATTGCTATCTCTCCCGCGCACCTCGTGCCGTGACCGTTCGTCTCTGGGGGCGATGAATAAATTGCAACGCGcgaaaaaagtaataaaaaataatgactCGAACGTGGTTCTTCATGGTTGAAATGCTTTCCATTTGCAGGAAATTGAAGgaagataaaaataagattattcattaaattttttatggtTATAGAAGAGGGAAAAGAATGGAGCAAAATTGAGGATGAAATTTTGTGGGTTTCTATACAATGATGCTTTATGGTAAGTGATAACACGTACCTGATGATTCGTATCGCGGGAACGGATCGTCGTCGCCCTCGTTCACATCGTAACTAATTGATGGATCCTGTAGAACCCATTAAGGATCTAATTTTGGGCACTGAGATGAAATTTGGATAATTAAACTgcgatattatttttatactttgcTCGTTATTTTGCTAAATGCTCCAGTTTTTATATAGAACTTATGATAAAAAACAAGTCAACACCTTTAATTATGAAGAATATTTAGTATTTCCAAGATATCCAAAGATTAAGAGACGTCTCTCGTCATCTGTGAGTTGTAAGAGGTAACTCCTAGCAAAATTTTCTATAACTCACGTAATTGTTACGCAGGTCGTCGTGGGTGTATTCCAACCCATCGTCCAAAACGGCGATTTTGACCCCGCGACCTGTTACCCCCAGTCGATAGAGGGGTAGAACGTTTAGATCCAGTTTGGGTAGAGCCGTGTTCAACCTCGTATCTTGCTGCAACCGTTGATAAAGAAGTGTTACCACGTGGTAACTGGACCAAACCAGGGGTGGTTTACCCTCAACTGCTTcaatattgattttattctaCATTGATTTTCCCCAATCGTTATCTCTTCTACATAGCAATTTTCTTTCTACTAGGTCAACTCCAAAATTCGTGCCATAAGAAAATGTCTTTCAAGgcatattttataaaataataaattgataattatCGATATGAAAAATGTCTCGAATTTAAAAGATGATTATCGTTTCATTTTAGTCATTTACCAAATACCATTCTTGATCCCATAATTCATCGTTGAACATGAACCTAGAATCATCTGGCTCATATTCTTGCCAATTTCTGTCATTTTCCTCCACGCTATTCAAATGATACCGATCTAACTCCAGTCTCTTCTCCCTTATCAAGGGTTTCTCCGGATCGTATCTGGATAACGGTATGTAATCGCGTTTGTATCGCTCTATCGCCTTCTGCTGATCTGCCCAAATGATcttcaagaaagaaaaatcgtgTCAGAAGACCGTCAGCTTTTCACCGCGGCTCTGAACGGACGAGAAACGATTACCTTGGTGCTGGAATTCAAAGCTTTTGTTAAACGAAGCCCGCCTCTCTTCTTATGACCACGGCTGTCATCCTTAAGCCATACGTACGTGTCCTTGAATCCCAGGACCTAAATCAACACACGCGTTAcatgtaaaatttataaagaGAACAGTTTCAATCATCTCTCTAGTTTGTTCTCCGCAAACAAATTCTTGTGCCCGAACGTGTACAGTCGCGTTACGCAAATATTGCttcataaaaattcaaattaacgATGCACCGATATCCTAACTTTGCGATATTGCTCTCACTTGATCCACCATTCTTATTTCATCCTAACAGTTAGAAAATTATGCAATTGGATCCTAAGAAACAAGAGTTCTTAATATTACATTCATTTTAGCAGATAAAActtgttaataaattataatttaaaaaacatcCGCATGGAATCAATTGCTCTATAACAGCCACGAATCCCAAAGAAACAAAAGCAACCCAGGTTAAAAGTGTTTCACTGTAACCGACCCAAAGCACGTAGAGCCGTGAAATTCAGGAACAAGAAGCAAGACGATTTCATCCTTCAATTTCGAGAGTGTCAGCCAGTCCCCTTAAATCGAGCACCCTTCGCAGCTCGAACGTCGAGGGTGAAACACAACGTCGCGACGTTCCAGCCCTTCGAACGATCCGAAGGGACGCTTCGATCAGGATAACACGAGAAGACAGTAGGTCTTCCGATCGTGAGACTTTCCATGAGCCATCGGAGGTTTAAGCATGAGTATCGTGACGATATTATTATCCGTCGCCACGTGCTGCTGTTTTTGTAGGGTCTCCCATGTGTCGTACGTTTCCTATGGGAATAGGGACCACCTGGTCGAGGAGAAGCCACGATATTTCCGTAACGAGCGACGCGTGCCTTTTATTTCGATCCACCTCCTGACACTCGGATTTTCCGACACCGCTCCTGATACTTTATCGATCCAACCGTACCCTGATTGATGGATATCGTGGTGGTGACTGCGTGTGTCGGTGTAATAGGGTGCGACGCATGGGGCTGTTGCAGGTGTAAATTAAACTCACGGTTCGTGGTCagttaaagaagaaaaacagcCAAGATAATAATTGATTTTCGAATTTGAGAACGCCTTAAATTCAAAATGAGTTTCAAAGTTTTACATAAAAGCCTCTCTGTATTACGAACACTGTGTAAACTTGCAACGATGCAAACGtcaattgtaaataaataaactacaCGTTGCATAAATTGAATGCATCTGGCTGTGCAATCAAATGTTGGATTTTCTCTTTATCGGTGTAACATTGTGTTTCGTTGGATCGTGTTTGCGACGTCCCAGTTGCGATTAAAAATACAACGAAATATTCGGAACATCCGCATCAGAACAAATATCGTATCGCGATGTCACGAAATTTTATAAACGTACAATCGAATCAACTTTGACGTTTCAAACGGTTCGTCGTCGAAATGAATATCACGTGTCGAGATGGTAGACAGAAAATTTTGGTTCCGTTCGTTTCGAGAGCTCATCACGGATTAACGCAGACCGCGTCCCACAATTTTCCGCATTAATTAGTAGTCGAAGACATTTTAACGGGTTCCATGTGTACACGCGCGAACGCGATAACACCTGACCCCGAAATTACGGCCGATTTAATCGTCGAAAAACGCTCGGCCGGCGCGTGACAATGTTACGCGATATTACGATAGGCTCAAGAGTGACCCCAATTTTCATCGAATCGCATCAGCGTGGAAAACAAAGGCCATAGAAATCCGTTATGAAACAATAATCCCGCATCTGGTCGGGTTAGGTTGCcgggaaaaagaaggaaaaactACCCTATAATCCTGTATCCATTATATGGAACAAATTCAATCGGTCATCGAGCCAAACGATAAACGACTGAATATCCTCGACGAGTGTACACGCTTGTTTCCGATgtttcctattttttttttttattttcacctgTGTACTCTACCTGTCTGtctatttgtttattttatttctgacaaattttttttctcttcctcccCTAGTTTCGACACGCACACACGAATTATGTGTCGTACGTGTTAACGATCGCGCGTGATCGGGTAAGCAGTTACCGATTTTTCCGCCAGCGGGGTTCGATATCGGTGCCATCGCGGCTTCCGGCGCGCAGGAAGTCGAAACGCGGAATT
The sequence above is drawn from the Osmia bicornis bicornis chromosome 14, iOsmBic2.1, whole genome shotgun sequence genome and encodes:
- the LOC114872734 gene encoding neuroendocrine convertase 1-like, coding for MASVCFWLVVCCIVASRFFTSILGHHGDHREEWVVRIEGGPQVATLLALQSGYKHLGPVLGFKDTYVWLKDDSRGHKKRGGLRLTKALNSSTKIIWADQQKAIERYKRDYIPLSRYDPEKPLIREKRLELDRYHLNSVEENDRNWQEYEPDDSRFMFNDELWDQEWYLQDTRLNTALPKLDLNVLPLYRLGVTGRGVKIAVLDDGLEYTHDDLRNNYDPSISYDVNEGDDDPFPRYESSETNGHGTRCAGEIAMEANNRKCGVGVAFEASVGGIKLLDGLVNDRVEGEGLGYKPELVDIYTASWGPADDGRSLEAPGRLAAEALEKGITTGRDGKGSIYVWASGNGGSKSDDCGCDGYVGSIYTIAVGSASQTGRFPWYGESCPATLATTYSSGAYHDQMIATTDLRNTCTTRHTGTSASAPLAAGILALALQVNEDLTWRDVQHLIVWTSEYSPLRENPGWFRNSAGFWFNSRFGFGLMNAYTLVMASSNWTTVPGKIICKVDVSRVIDKRLAYGDTRKLRFETEDECRSTGNEITFLEHVEIEVSLEYSLRGALQMHLTAPSGTNVQILKPRRLDNSDSGFESWKFMSVASWGEDPRGTWTLDILDEIGPKENNGTIEAFALILHGTREPPEYRKNGPRIYDQDYNRIRKTDEFIHANRPIKPVFEEEDNKLDSGIQEATDIDERDWWDEFL